A genomic segment from Cyanobium sp. NIES-981 encodes:
- the folB gene encoding dihydroneopterin aldolase: protein MSTDQIVVRGLRLWAHVGVLEQERQRGQWFELDVVLAADLRQAGRDDALAASLDYSRLIADLQRLAPRTECLTLEHFSERILSRVEALYGAVPVRLELRKCAAPVPGFTGVVAVRRSRHWPPGPGFPSPGEAPHG, encoded by the coding sequence GTGAGCACCGATCAGATCGTGGTGCGGGGCCTGCGCCTCTGGGCCCACGTGGGGGTGCTGGAGCAGGAGCGGCAACGGGGGCAGTGGTTCGAGCTCGATGTGGTGCTCGCTGCCGATCTGCGCCAGGCCGGCCGCGACGACGCCCTGGCCGCCAGCCTTGACTACAGCCGCCTGATCGCGGACCTGCAGCGGCTGGCCCCCCGCACAGAGTGCCTCACCCTGGAGCACTTCAGCGAGCGCATCCTCAGCCGGGTCGAGGCCCTCTACGGGGCGGTGCCGGTGCGGCTGGAGCTGCGCAAGTGCGCCGCCCCCGTGCCGGGGTTCACCGGCGTGGTGGCCGTGCGCCGCAGCCGCCACTGGCCCCCCGGCCCGGGATTCCCCTCCCCCGGGGAGGCGCCCCATGGCTGA